Proteins found in one Channa argus isolate prfri chromosome 7, Channa argus male v1.0, whole genome shotgun sequence genomic segment:
- the cep72 gene encoding centrosomal protein of 72 kDa isoform X2 → MADDCLLTITEKWILDRLQIKHPFLGDVRSLCLPGTYKQKISHLGNSLINFVRLKSLDLSCNALVSVEGVQHLKLLERLILYYNCIPSVEEVKVLFELPALSELDLRLNPLAKSYPNYRLYLVHSLPNLRKLDSCSVSDTERKAALMQFSSDHLPQHKSSSLNQVEHQSSHQRLALVNRLTKSLSLLTDTDNVLNFVAMNHGDQNKKVSDSVHKETEEPKEEEFIEQRSSTPKQEGAQSILRYPSTKNDKAESKVPHIKEPLHKKSSLKETERPKVSFGPYVEKYRPLPGKQKQKDFPKQTKHLAKGHFTPNPDQSHDCSSTFINIRPPSPRRPGLNLSDPSNPILHPPRLTYSSFNKTQGGSSLPQQAEKKKRGSYRKPLEVLLNLVDKHWTGERSLHHNNNFLSQAVQILSMMESDISSREAEVRTLRQEVNVLGFQAVAREEEHKSEIRTLSAQLEEACSAVGKLNEQLRIVLEENVGLQKQLIKLERQYLKSMMKNSPITQIKEAQTEVEELRKEIEGLREKVQEAENVKELSNMLQESQKSLVATNECLLAEFRGSGEH, encoded by the exons ATGGCGGACGACTGTTTGTTAACAATAACAGAGAAGTGGATACTGGACAGATTACAAATTAAACATCCGTTTCTCG GTGATGTCCGCTCACTGTGTCTCCCAGGGACGTATAAACAGAAGATCAGCCATCTAGGAAACTCTCTGATTAACTTTGTCCGTCTAAAATCCCTGGACCTCTCCTGCAATGCACTGGTTTCTGTTGAG GGTGTGCAACACTTGAAACTCCTGGAGAGGCTAATCCTGTACTATAACTGTATACCTTCTGTTGAGGAGGTGAAAGTGCTGTTTGAGCTGCCAGCTTTGAGTGAGCTGGACCTCAGACTCAACCCTCTGGCCAAAAGTTACCCAAACTATCGCTTATATCTGGTGCATTCCCTACCCAACCTACGGAAGCTTG ATAGTTGTTCAGTCAGCGACACTGAGCGCAAAGCTGCTTTAATGCAGTTTTCCTCTGATCATCTACCTCAGCATAAGAGCTCCTCTTTGAATCAGGTGGAACACCAAAG CAGTCATCAGAGACTGGCTTTAGTTAACCGCTTAACGAAGAGCCTTTCTCTCCTGACGGACACAGATAACGTGTTGAACTTTGTTGCAATGAATCATGGggaccaaaacaaaaaggtttctGACTCTGTTCACAAGGAGACCGAAG AGCCCAAAGAGGAAGAATTTATAGAACAAAGAAGTTCTACTCCAAAACAG gaaGGTGCTCAATCCATTCTAAGGTATCCATCCACAAAGAATG ATAAGGCAGAGTCCAAAGTCCCACACATCAAAGAACCATTGCATaaaaaaagctcattaaaaGAGACTGAACGACCGAAGGTCTCTTTTGGCCCCTATGTTGAGAAGTACAGACCTTTGcctggaaaacaaaagcaaaaggactttcctaaacaaacaaaacatttagccAAGGGACATTTTACCCCCAATCCTG ATCAAAGCCACGACTGTAGTTCTACATTTATTAATATCCGACCTCCCAGTCCACGTCGTCCTGGGTTAAATCTGTCTGACCCTTCCAACCCCATCTTACATCCTCCAAGACTGACGTATTCTAGTTTCAACAAGACACAAGGAGGCTCCAGCCTGCCGCAgcaagcagaaaagaaaaaaagg GGAAGTTACAGGAAGCCCCTGGAGGTGCTTCTCAACCTAGTGGACAAACACTGGACTGGAGAAAGATCACTGCATCATAACAACAACTTCCTGT CTCAGGCTGTCCAGATCCTCTCTATGATGGAAAGTGATATTTCCAGCCGGGAGGCAGAGGTCAGGACCTTGAGACAGGAAGTTAATGTGCTGGGTTTCCAAGCGGTTGCACGAGAGGAAGAACACAAAAGTGAAATCCGTACCCTCTCTGCTCAGCTGGAGGAGGCTTGCAGTGCAGTT GGTAAACTAAATGAGCAGCTGAGGATTGTGTTGGAGGAGAATGTTGGTCTGCAGAAGCAGCTTATCAAGTTAGAACGACAGTATCTCAAGTCTATGATGAAAAATTCGCCTATAACTCAGATCAAAG AGGCTCAAACTGAAGTGGAGGAGCTGAGGAAAGAAATTGAGGGACTGAGGGAGAAAGTACAGGAGGCTGAGAATGTTAAGGAGCTGTCAAATATGCTGCAAGAAAGCCAAAA ATCCCTGGTGGCTACCAATGAGTGTCTGCTGGCTGAATTCAGGGGAAGTGGGgaacattaa
- the cep72 gene encoding centrosomal protein of 72 kDa isoform X1, with protein sequence MADDCLLTITEKWILDRLQIKHPFLGDVRSLCLPGTYKQKISHLGNSLINFVRLKSLDLSCNALVSVEGVQHLKLLERLILYYNCIPSVEEVKVLFELPALSELDLRLNPLAKSYPNYRLYLVHSLPNLRKLDSCSVSDTERKAALMQFSSDHLPQHKSSSLNQVEHQRSSHQRLALVNRLTKSLSLLTDTDNVLNFVAMNHGDQNKKVSDSVHKETEEPKEEEFIEQRSSTPKQEGAQSILRYPSTKNDKAESKVPHIKEPLHKKSSLKETERPKVSFGPYVEKYRPLPGKQKQKDFPKQTKHLAKGHFTPNPDQSHDCSSTFINIRPPSPRRPGLNLSDPSNPILHPPRLTYSSFNKTQGGSSLPQQAEKKKRGSYRKPLEVLLNLVDKHWTGERSLHHNNNFLSQAVQILSMMESDISSREAEVRTLRQEVNVLGFQAVAREEEHKSEIRTLSAQLEEACSAVGKLNEQLRIVLEENVGLQKQLIKLERQYLKSMMKNSPITQIKEAQTEVEELRKEIEGLREKVQEAENVKELSNMLQESQKSLVATNECLLAEFRGSGEH encoded by the exons ATGGCGGACGACTGTTTGTTAACAATAACAGAGAAGTGGATACTGGACAGATTACAAATTAAACATCCGTTTCTCG GTGATGTCCGCTCACTGTGTCTCCCAGGGACGTATAAACAGAAGATCAGCCATCTAGGAAACTCTCTGATTAACTTTGTCCGTCTAAAATCCCTGGACCTCTCCTGCAATGCACTGGTTTCTGTTGAG GGTGTGCAACACTTGAAACTCCTGGAGAGGCTAATCCTGTACTATAACTGTATACCTTCTGTTGAGGAGGTGAAAGTGCTGTTTGAGCTGCCAGCTTTGAGTGAGCTGGACCTCAGACTCAACCCTCTGGCCAAAAGTTACCCAAACTATCGCTTATATCTGGTGCATTCCCTACCCAACCTACGGAAGCTTG ATAGTTGTTCAGTCAGCGACACTGAGCGCAAAGCTGCTTTAATGCAGTTTTCCTCTGATCATCTACCTCAGCATAAGAGCTCCTCTTTGAATCAGGTGGAACACCAAAG AAGCAGTCATCAGAGACTGGCTTTAGTTAACCGCTTAACGAAGAGCCTTTCTCTCCTGACGGACACAGATAACGTGTTGAACTTTGTTGCAATGAATCATGGggaccaaaacaaaaaggtttctGACTCTGTTCACAAGGAGACCGAAG AGCCCAAAGAGGAAGAATTTATAGAACAAAGAAGTTCTACTCCAAAACAG gaaGGTGCTCAATCCATTCTAAGGTATCCATCCACAAAGAATG ATAAGGCAGAGTCCAAAGTCCCACACATCAAAGAACCATTGCATaaaaaaagctcattaaaaGAGACTGAACGACCGAAGGTCTCTTTTGGCCCCTATGTTGAGAAGTACAGACCTTTGcctggaaaacaaaagcaaaaggactttcctaaacaaacaaaacatttagccAAGGGACATTTTACCCCCAATCCTG ATCAAAGCCACGACTGTAGTTCTACATTTATTAATATCCGACCTCCCAGTCCACGTCGTCCTGGGTTAAATCTGTCTGACCCTTCCAACCCCATCTTACATCCTCCAAGACTGACGTATTCTAGTTTCAACAAGACACAAGGAGGCTCCAGCCTGCCGCAgcaagcagaaaagaaaaaaagg GGAAGTTACAGGAAGCCCCTGGAGGTGCTTCTCAACCTAGTGGACAAACACTGGACTGGAGAAAGATCACTGCATCATAACAACAACTTCCTGT CTCAGGCTGTCCAGATCCTCTCTATGATGGAAAGTGATATTTCCAGCCGGGAGGCAGAGGTCAGGACCTTGAGACAGGAAGTTAATGTGCTGGGTTTCCAAGCGGTTGCACGAGAGGAAGAACACAAAAGTGAAATCCGTACCCTCTCTGCTCAGCTGGAGGAGGCTTGCAGTGCAGTT GGTAAACTAAATGAGCAGCTGAGGATTGTGTTGGAGGAGAATGTTGGTCTGCAGAAGCAGCTTATCAAGTTAGAACGACAGTATCTCAAGTCTATGATGAAAAATTCGCCTATAACTCAGATCAAAG AGGCTCAAACTGAAGTGGAGGAGCTGAGGAAAGAAATTGAGGGACTGAGGGAGAAAGTACAGGAGGCTGAGAATGTTAAGGAGCTGTCAAATATGCTGCAAGAAAGCCAAAA ATCCCTGGTGGCTACCAATGAGTGTCTGCTGGCTGAATTCAGGGGAAGTGGGgaacattaa
- the cep72 gene encoding centrosomal protein of 72 kDa isoform X3: protein MGDVRSLCLPGTYKQKISHLGNSLINFVRLKSLDLSCNALVSVEGVQHLKLLERLILYYNCIPSVEEVKVLFELPALSELDLRLNPLAKSYPNYRLYLVHSLPNLRKLDSCSVSDTERKAALMQFSSDHLPQHKSSSLNQVEHQRSSHQRLALVNRLTKSLSLLTDTDNVLNFVAMNHGDQNKKVSDSVHKETEEPKEEEFIEQRSSTPKQEGAQSILRYPSTKNDKAESKVPHIKEPLHKKSSLKETERPKVSFGPYVEKYRPLPGKQKQKDFPKQTKHLAKGHFTPNPDQSHDCSSTFINIRPPSPRRPGLNLSDPSNPILHPPRLTYSSFNKTQGGSSLPQQAEKKKRGSYRKPLEVLLNLVDKHWTGERSLHHNNNFLSQAVQILSMMESDISSREAEVRTLRQEVNVLGFQAVAREEEHKSEIRTLSAQLEEACSAVGKLNEQLRIVLEENVGLQKQLIKLERQYLKSMMKNSPITQIKEAQTEVEELRKEIEGLREKVQEAENVKELSNMLQESQKSLVATNECLLAEFRGSGEH, encoded by the exons ATGG GTGATGTCCGCTCACTGTGTCTCCCAGGGACGTATAAACAGAAGATCAGCCATCTAGGAAACTCTCTGATTAACTTTGTCCGTCTAAAATCCCTGGACCTCTCCTGCAATGCACTGGTTTCTGTTGAG GGTGTGCAACACTTGAAACTCCTGGAGAGGCTAATCCTGTACTATAACTGTATACCTTCTGTTGAGGAGGTGAAAGTGCTGTTTGAGCTGCCAGCTTTGAGTGAGCTGGACCTCAGACTCAACCCTCTGGCCAAAAGTTACCCAAACTATCGCTTATATCTGGTGCATTCCCTACCCAACCTACGGAAGCTTG ATAGTTGTTCAGTCAGCGACACTGAGCGCAAAGCTGCTTTAATGCAGTTTTCCTCTGATCATCTACCTCAGCATAAGAGCTCCTCTTTGAATCAGGTGGAACACCAAAG AAGCAGTCATCAGAGACTGGCTTTAGTTAACCGCTTAACGAAGAGCCTTTCTCTCCTGACGGACACAGATAACGTGTTGAACTTTGTTGCAATGAATCATGGggaccaaaacaaaaaggtttctGACTCTGTTCACAAGGAGACCGAAG AGCCCAAAGAGGAAGAATTTATAGAACAAAGAAGTTCTACTCCAAAACAG gaaGGTGCTCAATCCATTCTAAGGTATCCATCCACAAAGAATG ATAAGGCAGAGTCCAAAGTCCCACACATCAAAGAACCATTGCATaaaaaaagctcattaaaaGAGACTGAACGACCGAAGGTCTCTTTTGGCCCCTATGTTGAGAAGTACAGACCTTTGcctggaaaacaaaagcaaaaggactttcctaaacaaacaaaacatttagccAAGGGACATTTTACCCCCAATCCTG ATCAAAGCCACGACTGTAGTTCTACATTTATTAATATCCGACCTCCCAGTCCACGTCGTCCTGGGTTAAATCTGTCTGACCCTTCCAACCCCATCTTACATCCTCCAAGACTGACGTATTCTAGTTTCAACAAGACACAAGGAGGCTCCAGCCTGCCGCAgcaagcagaaaagaaaaaaagg GGAAGTTACAGGAAGCCCCTGGAGGTGCTTCTCAACCTAGTGGACAAACACTGGACTGGAGAAAGATCACTGCATCATAACAACAACTTCCTGT CTCAGGCTGTCCAGATCCTCTCTATGATGGAAAGTGATATTTCCAGCCGGGAGGCAGAGGTCAGGACCTTGAGACAGGAAGTTAATGTGCTGGGTTTCCAAGCGGTTGCACGAGAGGAAGAACACAAAAGTGAAATCCGTACCCTCTCTGCTCAGCTGGAGGAGGCTTGCAGTGCAGTT GGTAAACTAAATGAGCAGCTGAGGATTGTGTTGGAGGAGAATGTTGGTCTGCAGAAGCAGCTTATCAAGTTAGAACGACAGTATCTCAAGTCTATGATGAAAAATTCGCCTATAACTCAGATCAAAG AGGCTCAAACTGAAGTGGAGGAGCTGAGGAAAGAAATTGAGGGACTGAGGGAGAAAGTACAGGAGGCTGAGAATGTTAAGGAGCTGTCAAATATGCTGCAAGAAAGCCAAAA ATCCCTGGTGGCTACCAATGAGTGTCTGCTGGCTGAATTCAGGGGAAGTGGGgaacattaa
- the zdhhc11 gene encoding palmitoyltransferase ZDHHC11, with protein MNCFSKRVRRTSPLHGSSKNELVPSKTPRMNGWSWPPQVFQVVGWMVYSYIAIVSFGIYIPLLPLPWKHVVYALMGLAFIVHFFTHIAAVTIDPADASVRAKKNYSSPMPLFDRTKQPHVIHDLHCYLCDINVGPKVKHCGVCNKCVKDFDHHCKWLNTCVGGRNYWYFFVALCSATLGVFLLAVVILFIFVQHYLDPSSLRTDPQFNSMLRNGTWLVFLPLAPIKTSSAGLLTVAFITAMLSITCLLLLCHLLGFHFYLFYKGISTYDYVKMQRQKEARNRDTEVGNPDDPRAHNKAPKNQESSIDCEPALSQSSSNCDFDEKGPLSSRLSESICAELENFRKSAEKENSFYYGTGTPEENTAREMSVSWKRDAAEATQSTSVKSGVPRVPGTLGSSVMTPGDT; from the exons ATGAACTGCTTCAGTAAAAGGGTGAGACGCACTTCTCCCTTGCATGGCAGCAGCAAAAATGAACTGGTCCCCTCCAAGACTCCCAGGATGAACGGATGGTCGTGGCCCCCTCAAGTCTTCCAAGTGGTCGGCTGGATGGTGTACAGCTACATCGCCATAGTCAGCTTTGGCATCTATATCCCTCTTCTGCCTCTGCCTTGGAAGCATGTGGTCTATGCT CTCATGGGTTTAGCATTTATTGTGCACTTCTTTACCCATATTGCTGCCGTTACTATAGATCCTGCAGATGCCAGTGTCAGAGCCAAAAAGAACTACTCCAGTCCAATGCCACTTTTTGACCGCACAAAGCAGCCACATGTCATCCATGACCTGCACTGTTACCTGTGTGATATCAATGT TGGCCCCAAAGTCAAACACTGTGGTGTTTGCAATAAGTGTGTGAAAGATTTTGATCACCATTGCAAATGGCTGAACACCTGTGTGGGTGGCAGAAACTACTG GTACTTCTTTGTGGCACTATGCTCTGCCACACTGGGTGTGTTCCTGCTTGCTGTTGTCATCTTGTTCATCTTTGTACAGCATTACCTGGATCCGAGCAGCTTACGAACAGACCCACAGTTCAACA GTATGCTGCGAAATGGAACATGGCTGGTGTTTTTGCCATTAGCTCCTATAAAGACAAGTTCAGCTGGTCTCCTTACAGTAGCTTTCATAACAGCCATGCTCAGCATcacctgcctgctgctgctctgtcatcTGCTGGGTTTTCACTTTTACCTGT TTTACAAAGGCATAAGCACATATGATTATGTAAAAATGCAGCGCCAAAAAGAAGCTAGAAACCGGGACACAGAAGTAGGAAATCCTGATGATCCCAGAGCCCATAACAAGGCCCCAAAG AATCAAGAAAGCTCAATTGACTGTGAGCCAGCTTTATCACAGAGTTCAAG TAACTGCGACTTTGATGAAAAAGGCCCGCTAAGCAGCCGACTGTCAGAGTCCATATGTGCAGAG TTGGAAAACTTTCGGAAATCAGCAGAAAAGGAGAATAGCTTTTACTATGGGACAGGAACTCCCGAAGAGAACACAGCAA GGGAAATGTCGGTGAGCTGGAAGCGTGATGCTGCAGAAGCAACTCAGAGCACTAGTGTGAAGTCTGGTGTTCCCAGGGTGCCGGGCACTCTGGGAAGCTCAGTTATGACCCCAGGTGATACTTAG
- the LOC137130112 gene encoding tubulin polymerization-promoting protein isoform X2 produces the protein MADQKDNINDFKVQTAKHPNISSAPLRPHNEQSKDRTSKRLSSESNGTSEGGVGSSTPVEVTALEESFRRFAIHGDTRATGKEMHGKNWSKLCKDCGVIDGKNITLTDVDIVFSKVKKKSCRTITYDEFKVALGELARKKYKDKTGEEAEAEVFKLIEGKAPIIAGVTRAVASPTVSRLTDTAKFTGSHKERFDETGRGKGKAGRVDLVDTSGYVSGYKHQGSYEKKVNKPTVAKPM, from the exons ATGGCAGACCAAAA AGACAACATAAATGACTTTAAAGTCCAGACAGCCAAGCATCCTAATATCAGCTCAGCCCCTTTACGGCCGCACAATGAACAATCTAAAGACCGAACGTCCAAAAGGCTTTCATCTGAGTCCAATGGGACCAGTGAAGGAGGCGTGGGGTCATCCACACCAGTGGAGGTGACTGCTCTGGAAGAGTCTTTTCGGCGCTTTGCCATCCATGGTGACACACGCGCTACTGGCAAGGAGATGCACGGCAAGAACTGGTCCAAGCTCTGCAAGGACTGCGGTGTGATTGACGGCAAGAATATCAccctcactgatgtggacatTGTCTTCAGCAAAGTCAA GAAGAAATCCTGTCGCACCATCACATATGATGAGTTTAAGGTTGCCCTTGGAGAGCTAgccagaaaaaaatacaaagacaagACTGGAGAAGAGGCTGAAGCTGAGGTCTTTAAGCTGATCGAGGGGAAGGCACCTATCATTGCAGGAGTTACA AGAGCAGTGGCTTCCCCCACCGTGAGCCGTCTTACAGACACTGCCAAGTTTACGGGTTCACACAAGGAGCGTTTTGACGAGACCGGTCGCGGTAAGGGTAAGGCAGGACGAGTAGACCTAGTTGATACTTCCGGATATGTCTCGGGATACAAACATCAAGGGTCATATGAGAAGAAAGTGAACAAACCCACTGTAGCCAAACCCATGTGA
- the LOC137130112 gene encoding tubulin polymerization-promoting protein isoform X1 → MGTAESTKRKEKSYNPSTAQREPNSCTSMADQKDNINDFKVQTAKHPNISSAPLRPHNEQSKDRTSKRLSSESNGTSEGGVGSSTPVEVTALEESFRRFAIHGDTRATGKEMHGKNWSKLCKDCGVIDGKNITLTDVDIVFSKVKKKSCRTITYDEFKVALGELARKKYKDKTGEEAEAEVFKLIEGKAPIIAGVTRAVASPTVSRLTDTAKFTGSHKERFDETGRGKGKAGRVDLVDTSGYVSGYKHQGSYEKKVNKPTVAKPM, encoded by the exons atgggaacagctgaaag cacaaagagaaaagaaaagtcataTAATCCAAGCACTGCACAAAGGGAACCAAACTCCTGCACAAGCATGGCAGACCAAAA AGACAACATAAATGACTTTAAAGTCCAGACAGCCAAGCATCCTAATATCAGCTCAGCCCCTTTACGGCCGCACAATGAACAATCTAAAGACCGAACGTCCAAAAGGCTTTCATCTGAGTCCAATGGGACCAGTGAAGGAGGCGTGGGGTCATCCACACCAGTGGAGGTGACTGCTCTGGAAGAGTCTTTTCGGCGCTTTGCCATCCATGGTGACACACGCGCTACTGGCAAGGAGATGCACGGCAAGAACTGGTCCAAGCTCTGCAAGGACTGCGGTGTGATTGACGGCAAGAATATCAccctcactgatgtggacatTGTCTTCAGCAAAGTCAA GAAGAAATCCTGTCGCACCATCACATATGATGAGTTTAAGGTTGCCCTTGGAGAGCTAgccagaaaaaaatacaaagacaagACTGGAGAAGAGGCTGAAGCTGAGGTCTTTAAGCTGATCGAGGGGAAGGCACCTATCATTGCAGGAGTTACA AGAGCAGTGGCTTCCCCCACCGTGAGCCGTCTTACAGACACTGCCAAGTTTACGGGTTCACACAAGGAGCGTTTTGACGAGACCGGTCGCGGTAAGGGTAAGGCAGGACGAGTAGACCTAGTTGATACTTCCGGATATGTCTCGGGATACAAACATCAAGGGTCATATGAGAAGAAAGTGAACAAACCCACTGTAGCCAAACCCATGTGA